A region of Flavobacterium indicum GPTSA100-9 = DSM 17447 DNA encodes the following proteins:
- a CDS encoding TspO/MBR family protein: MQKYLRIIYCVTICLVIGFLSGKVTQSSIATWYPTLEKPFFNPPNWLFAPVWTLLYIFMGIAAGLVWNEINSKEKEVKSALKFFIIQLGLNALWSYLFFGLNNVFLAAIEVILLLLLIYETYLKFKPINKNAGYLLIPYMAWVSFASVLTWSIWWLNR, translated from the coding sequence ATGCAAAAATATCTTCGAATTATTTATTGTGTAACTATATGTTTGGTTATTGGTTTTTTATCTGGAAAAGTCACTCAATCTTCTATCGCTACTTGGTATCCAACTCTTGAAAAACCATTTTTTAATCCACCCAACTGGCTATTTGCTCCTGTTTGGACACTTCTTTACATTTTTATGGGAATTGCTGCTGGATTGGTATGGAATGAAATAAATTCGAAGGAAAAAGAAGTTAAAAGCGCATTGAAATTTTTCATTATCCAATTGGGCTTAAATGCCTTGTGGTCGTATTTATTTTTTGGATTAAACAATGTGTTTTTAGCCGCAATTGAAGTGATATTATTACTATTACTAATTTATGAAACCTATTTAAAGTTCAAACCCATCAATAAAAATGCTGGCTATTTATTAATTCCTTATATGGCTTGGGTTTCATTTGCAAGTGTGTTAACTTGGAGTATTTGGTGGCTAAACCGATAA
- a CDS encoding BaiN/RdsA family NAD(P)/FAD-dependent oxidoreductase — MQSFDIIIIGGGAAGFFSAINIVEKNPKLKVAILERGKECLSKVRISGGGRCNVTHACFVPNDLVKFYPRGEKELKGPFHQFCSGDTIEWFEKHGVELKIEEDGRMFPVTDSSQTIIDCFEKAVQKLGIKVYTSQSVQSLFYKGDVWKIETQKDQFQAEKIVVATGSNPKIWELLQQLGHEIVSPVPSLFTFNIKDIRIKDLMGVSAEVSVKVKNSKLAASGPLLITHWGMSGPAILRLSAWGARELFDKNYQFSIQINWLKDQNFEEVMEVLQELKLENAKKNIDKFCPFALPKRLWESILMASGIQLESKWADLNKKQLVKLAEELTAASYQVNGKSTFKEEFVTAGGIDLKEINFKSMQSKLLPNVYFAGEVLNIDAITGGFNFQNAWTGGFIVAENI; from the coding sequence ATGCAATCATTTGACATTATTATCATAGGCGGTGGCGCTGCTGGTTTTTTTTCGGCTATTAATATTGTGGAGAAAAACCCTAAGTTAAAAGTAGCTATTTTAGAACGAGGCAAAGAATGTTTGTCTAAAGTTCGCATTTCAGGTGGTGGCCGTTGTAATGTGACACATGCTTGTTTTGTGCCAAATGATTTAGTGAAGTTTTATCCCCGGGGAGAGAAAGAGTTGAAAGGTCCTTTTCATCAATTTTGTTCAGGTGATACAATTGAATGGTTTGAAAAACATGGTGTTGAATTAAAAATTGAAGAAGACGGTCGGATGTTTCCTGTAACCGATTCCTCTCAAACTATTATTGATTGTTTTGAAAAAGCGGTTCAAAAATTAGGAATTAAAGTCTACACTTCACAAAGTGTACAGTCGCTTTTCTATAAAGGAGATGTTTGGAAAATTGAAACGCAAAAAGACCAATTTCAGGCAGAAAAAATTGTGGTAGCCACTGGTAGTAATCCAAAAATTTGGGAATTATTACAACAATTAGGGCATGAAATAGTTTCACCAGTTCCTTCACTTTTTACTTTTAATATTAAAGATATTCGTATTAAAGATTTAATGGGGGTTTCTGCTGAAGTTTCGGTTAAAGTGAAGAATAGTAAATTAGCTGCTTCAGGTCCATTACTCATTACTCATTGGGGGATGAGCGGTCCGGCAATATTACGACTTTCGGCTTGGGGAGCGCGTGAGTTGTTTGATAAAAATTACCAATTCAGCATTCAAATTAATTGGTTGAAAGACCAAAATTTTGAAGAAGTTATGGAAGTGCTTCAAGAATTGAAATTGGAAAACGCCAAGAAAAACATCGATAAATTTTGTCCATTTGCCTTGCCAAAACGATTGTGGGAGTCAATTTTAATGGCATCGGGAATTCAATTAGAGAGCAAATGGGCAGATTTAAATAAAAAACAACTGGTTAAATTGGCCGAAGAATTAACTGCAGCCAGCTATCAAGTTAACGGTAAAAGTACTTTTAAAGAAGAATTTGTAACGGCCGGCGGAATCGATTTAAAAGAAATCAACTTTAAATCCATGCAAAGTAAACTATTGCCAAATGTTTATTTTGCTGGTGAAGTTTTAAATATTGATGCCATTACCGGAGGTTTCAATTTTCAAAATGCTTGGACTGGCGGATTTATTGTTGCGGAAAATATTTAA